Genomic window (Candidatus Neomarinimicrobiota bacterium):
AATGGCTTATAAGAGAGAGTAATTCGATTTCATCAATTTTTACCGTCACAGCCTCACGATCAACAGTTACATCCTTCCTGGCAAGTTCATAGAGTTTTTGCCCGTTCAACTTTTTTGCTGAATACATGGGTGGCACCTGTTGAATTTTACCGAGGAACTGGGATAAGAGAACAAGAACCTTACTTTTATCAAGATGTGGAACAGGTTTCTCCTTTGTCACTTTCCCCTCCACATCAAGGGTATCGGTGGAGGTGCCGAGATGGAGAGTCGCTTCATAGGTTTTGAATAGATTTGAATATTTAGTGAGCTTTTTCGTTGATTCACGACCAATCCCTACAACCAACACCCCTTCAGCAAAAGGGTCCAGTGTGCCGGCATGACCTACTTTTCTTTCCCCTGTAAGGCGACGCACTTTGTTTACCACATCAAAGGATGTCCATCCCACAGGTTTGTTAAGAGCAACAATCACTTTACCATTCGCTGAGGTTGGATTTTAGCAATAAGGCGGTCGATTTTTTCCGCCTCCTCATAAGTGTCGTCATAAAAAAATTTCAATTCAGGAATCGATTTGGAAGTGAGATGGCTTCCTAGCCGCCCCCGGAGGAATTTGGCCCGGGAATTGAAGAATGTTTCAATTTCTTTATCTTTTTGCCCAGTGTCAAGAACACTTATATAGACTTTAGCTATTTTCAGATCATTGGTCATTTTGACGGTGGTAACAGTTGCAAATCCCACTTTTGATGTATCTAGTTCTCTGGAAATAATCTCACTAAGCAGTTTCCTCAGTTCATTGCCGAAGCGATTCGGTCTTGAATAAGGACGGGTTCTCATCTCAATGCCACTTCCTCTCTAAAAAGAATCACGGGAAATCTGGTTTCCAAAGATATACTTAGTTGCGAAAGAGTGGTCTGGAGAAATGATCTGTCATTGGAGACAAGGGCGATCTCAAGCCCGGTCAACTGCCATTTGTCCTGATGAGCCACCTCAGCCACAGACACTCCGTGTGTCTTCTGCAAGTAATTCTTGAGAGGCTTGAGTATTGAGCGTTTTTCTTTAAGTGAGCGCGGGCTCAATAGTTGTAGTTCAAGGTGAAGAATTCCAACAGCCATGGTTTCATATTTCTAAAAATCAACTAATCAACTTCTTCATACATGGATTGACAATATAAGCCATCAAGCTTTCAAAGTCCTCTTGACTTCCTCGGTTGTGTAAGTCTCGATGAGGTCACCTTCCTCGAAGTTTTTCATTCCTTCAATTCCGATGCCGCATTCCTTACCGGCATCGATTTCCTTTACGTCATTTTGAAAATGTCTAAGGGAAGTAATTTTTCCTTCTTTGATGATTTCCCCATCACGGCGTACCCTAGCTATATCGCTCTGGGAAATAATACCTTCGATCATTTTGCAGCCAGCAATAGTACCAAGTCTTGAAATTTTGAAGATCTGCAGCACTTCCGCCTGACCAAGAGGCTTTTCAACAATGTCAGGCTCCAAGAGTCCTTCAAGCGCCAGCTTGATCTCATTAATAGCGTCGTAAATCACATTGTAAACTCTGATGTCGACGCCGTTGTTTTTCGCTAAAAGCGTGGCGTTTGGATTGACAGATATGTTGAAACCGATAACAACAGCACCAGAAGCGGTGGCGAGCAAAATATCAGATTCTGAAATGATTCCCACACCGCGATGGACAATATCCACTTTCACTTCATCACTCGGTATATGAGATAGAGCATCTACTAGTGCTTCAATGGAGCCGTCCACATCCGCTTTCAACACAAGAGGCAAAAGTTTGGCTGCCCCTTCACGAATATCGGCCGACAGTCTATCGAGGGACATGGTGTGAATTTTCTGGCGATCTATTTCACGTTGAATTCTGTCTCTTTCTCCAGAGATCTTTTTTGCAATTTTTTCATCATCAACAACAGTCAAATTGTCACCTGCCTGAGGTACTGTTTGGAACCCAAGTATCTGCACAGGCTGCGACGGTCCAGCGGATTCTATCCTGACACCCCGTTCATTCATAAGGGCTCTCACTTTACCATTTTTATTAGCACAGATAAAAATATCACCAGGCCTCAGGGTGCCTTTTTGTATCAGGACAGTGGCAATAGGTCCGTGCCCTTTATCAAGTCGGGATTCAATGACAATACCGCGGGCCGGTGCATCAGGATTTGCTTTCAGTTCCAGCACATCTGTCTCCAATGCGAGCAACTCCAGCAAGTCAGTAATACCTTCACCCGTTTTTGCGGAAATTGAAACGCTCTGTACTTTACCGCCCCAGTCTTCAACCAGAACATCATTGTCAGATAACTCTTTCTTTACAACATCAGGGTTGGCATTTGGCTTGTCAATTTTGTTTATGGCAACCACAATGGGAACCCCGGCAGCTTTGGCATGGTCTATGGCTTCAGTGGTTTGAGGTTTTACGCCATCATCAGCGGCCACAATAAGAATGACAACATCCGTAACCTGGGCTCCGCGGGCTCGCATAGCTGTAAATGCCTCGTGACCGGGTGTATCCAAAAATGTGACACTTCGGCCTCCGTCCTCAAGAAACACTTCATAAGCACCTATGTGCTGCGTAATACCACCTGCTTCGCCGGCCACCACATTTTCCCTACGGATATAATCGAGGAGAGATGTTTTGCCGTGATCCACGTGACCCATTATAGTGATCACCGGGGCCCTAGGTTTCAGGAGTTCGATGTTTTCTTCCTCATCATTTTCCATCAACACATTCTCCACTTCCTCTTCCATGAGAACAGCATTGAAGCCGAAATCTTCGGCGATTAGGGATATGGTGGCAAACTCCAACCTTTGGTTCATGGTGGCGATAATACCGAGTTCCAGGCATTTGCTTATGATGTCAGTGGGGCTCACATCCAGAACTTCCGCCAATTCATGAACATTCATGAAATCACGAACGTTTATGCTCTGAACTTCCTCCCCAAAGTCAATTTCCTCGCCCTCACCCCTTTCTCTCCTGTAACGCTTCTTCTTGGCCTTGTGGTCCATGGCCGCCAAGGTACGTTTGATAGTGGATGTAACTGAAATGTCTTCCTTTTCCTCTTTTTCGCCATTAGTCGGCTTTGCGGGCCGGCGACGGGGACTCTCAATCTTTGACTGTATCTCTGAAAGGTCTACTTTCCGGAATTTGGGTTTTGGCGCCACTTTCTCCACATCAGGCTCAGTCAGAGGTTTTTCCGTAATAAGTTTTTTACCCACCTTAATCTCGTCAGATGTCTCATCCATTTCTCCGTCAATTGTAACATCTTTTTCCTTGCCATCTTGCTGATCAGGCTCGGCGTCTAACAATTCGGCTATATCGGTCTCAGCCGGATCTTCGATTGCCACCTTATCGACTTTTTCCTCTTCATCAGGCATCAGGATTTCAAGAGATGAACTTTCGTTCATCTTTTCCTCAATCATGCGGGAATGGATCTTTTTCCGGGTTTTTTCTTTACGGTAACGTTCAACAGTCTGGAGATCTTTCTCAAATTCTTCAATGACAAGCTGATAGGCTTCCTCATACAGTGGACTCATATGGCTTATAACCTTGATTCCCTGGCTATCGAGAAATTCCATGATATCCAGGTGAGAGATATTCAGATCTTTGGCGACCTGAACAATTCTACGTTTTGGTGAAGCCAATTCTGTCAATTAGATGCCTCCTCAAGCTCAACATTTCCGATATCATCCTCTGTTTCTTTTGCCGGAACTTCATCAGCCTCCCCAACCTCTTCCACTACTTCGCCGTTCGTTTCTTTCTTAGGTGGTTCGGGAATGGAAGCGAGATATTCCTTTATCCGCTCTGAGACAGTTTCAAGCATTTTCGCACCTACGCCTTTAATGGCGAGAATATCTTCTTCAGAAGCGGTATTGAAATCCTCCACGGTATTGATTTCGATTTCGCTCAAGAGTGATACCATCCGTTTTGTCAAAGTATCGATTTGTTCGAGAAACACATCCTGGTCTTTATTAACCGCTGTACCTTCATATTCTGATTGCTTCACAGCCTCTATTTTATAACCAGTCACCTCGGCAGCCAGACTAATATTCTGGTAGTTGCGTCCCACACCTGAATCCATTTCCTCATCATCGAAAACTGCCACACAATACTTTGCATCATCATCGATATAAAGGTTCAACGGTTTTGCCGGTGAGAGGGCTCTGGAGATGAGTACCTCAGGTTGCTCACTTTTGTTAATCACATCAATCTTTTCACCATTAAGCTCCCGCACCACCGCCTGGATCCTGCTTCCACGCATGCCAACACAGGCACCCACAGCATCAATTCTTCTGTCATGAGACTGGACAATAATTTTCGCACGCTGGCCTGGCGCCCTGGCAATGGTCAGTATCTCGATAATGCCGTCTTCGATTTCAGGAACCTCCATCTCAAAAAGTTTAGCCAGGAACTGATTGTCAGCACGGGAGACAACAATATCCGGGCCACTAGCTCTCATTTCCACGGATTTTACCAGTGCTCTAAGGGTCTCACCTCTTCTGTAGCGTTCATTGTGGATCGTTTCCGTGCGGGGCATGCGTAGTTCACTCTGTTCTATATGAATATGAATATTGTCCCGGTTCACCTGTCGCACATCACCGATGACCACTTCACCCACCCTGTTGAAATAATTTTCGAAGGAATGTTTTCTTTCGATATTTTTGATCTGATGACTTAAAAATTGCTTGGCGGCGACGATAAGCCGACGACCGAAAGAGGTGGGGTCAATAACGTCCACAAAGAGATCACCCAGCTGCATATCAGGTTCGATTTTTTGAGCGTCCTTCAAGGAAATTTCAGTGCCGAGATTTTCTACTTCCTCAACTACTTCCTTATCCTGGTAAATTTCAAGCTCGCCACGCTCAATATTTACTACAACGTCGCAGTTCTCCGCTGAGCCGTATTGACGCTCGATCAAAGATTTGAACAGTTCTTCGAGAATCGTACCGATCTCGGTTCTGTCAATATTTTTCTCTTTTGCAATGTCAGAGAAACTCTGAATCAGTTCCTGTTTGTCCAACACTTTCTCCTAAGAAGCTTAACGGATGACAATAAGTCCCTTTTCTATATCGCCAAAGCGAAATAGAAGCAGACCTTTTTTATTTTCGATGGTAACTACCGATTTTTCAGCGCTGACCAC
Coding sequences:
- the truB gene encoding tRNA pseudouridine(55) synthase TruB is translated as MIVALNKPVGWTSFDVVNKVRRLTGERKVGHAGTLDPFAEGVLVVGIGRESTKKLTKYSNLFKTYEATLHLGTSTDTLDVEGKVTKEKPVPHLDKSKVLVLLSQFLGKIQQVPPMYSAKKLNGQKLYELARKDVTVDREAVTVKIDEIELLSLISHCIKFRVKCSKGTYVRQLGADMAEKLGTVGHLTALKRIAVGGLMLKDCVGFSEIEEKWMSTVV
- the rbfA gene encoding 30S ribosome-binding factor RbfA — translated: MRTRPYSRPNRFGNELRKLLSEIISRELDTSKVGFATVTTVKMTNDLKIAKVYISVLDTGQKDKEIETFFNSRAKFLRGRLGSHLTSKSIPELKFFYDDTYEEAEKIDRLIAKIQPQRMVK
- a CDS encoding DUF503 domain-containing protein, with amino-acid sequence MAVGILHLELQLLSPRSLKEKRSILKPLKNYLQKTHGVSVAEVAHQDKWQLTGLEIALVSNDRSFLQTTLSQLSISLETRFPVILFREEVALR
- the infB gene encoding translation initiation factor IF-2; this encodes MTELASPKRRIVQVAKDLNISHLDIMEFLDSQGIKVISHMSPLYEEAYQLVIEEFEKDLQTVERYRKEKTRKKIHSRMIEEKMNESSSLEILMPDEEEKVDKVAIEDPAETDIAELLDAEPDQQDGKEKDVTIDGEMDETSDEIKVGKKLITEKPLTEPDVEKVAPKPKFRKVDLSEIQSKIESPRRRPAKPTNGEKEEKEDISVTSTIKRTLAAMDHKAKKKRYRRERGEGEEIDFGEEVQSINVRDFMNVHELAEVLDVSPTDIISKCLELGIIATMNQRLEFATISLIAEDFGFNAVLMEEEVENVLMENDEEENIELLKPRAPVITIMGHVDHGKTSLLDYIRRENVVAGEAGGITQHIGAYEVFLEDGGRSVTFLDTPGHEAFTAMRARGAQVTDVVILIVAADDGVKPQTTEAIDHAKAAGVPIVVAINKIDKPNANPDVVKKELSDNDVLVEDWGGKVQSVSISAKTGEGITDLLELLALETDVLELKANPDAPARGIVIESRLDKGHGPIATVLIQKGTLRPGDIFICANKNGKVRALMNERGVRIESAGPSQPVQILGFQTVPQAGDNLTVVDDEKIAKKISGERDRIQREIDRQKIHTMSLDRLSADIREGAAKLLPLVLKADVDGSIEALVDALSHIPSDEVKVDIVHRGVGIISESDILLATASGAVVIGFNISVNPNATLLAKNNGVDIRVYNVIYDAINEIKLALEGLLEPDIVEKPLGQAEVLQIFKISRLGTIAGCKMIEGIISQSDIARVRRDGEIIKEGKITSLRHFQNDVKEIDAGKECGIGIEGMKNFEEGDLIETYTTEEVKRTLKA
- the nusA gene encoding transcription termination factor NusA, producing MLDKQELIQSFSDIAKEKNIDRTEIGTILEELFKSLIERQYGSAENCDVVVNIERGELEIYQDKEVVEEVENLGTEISLKDAQKIEPDMQLGDLFVDVIDPTSFGRRLIVAAKQFLSHQIKNIERKHSFENYFNRVGEVVIGDVRQVNRDNIHIHIEQSELRMPRTETIHNERYRRGETLRALVKSVEMRASGPDIVVSRADNQFLAKLFEMEVPEIEDGIIEILTIARAPGQRAKIIVQSHDRRIDAVGACVGMRGSRIQAVVRELNGEKIDVINKSEQPEVLISRALSPAKPLNLYIDDDAKYCVAVFDDEEMDSGVGRNYQNISLAAEVTGYKIEAVKQSEYEGTAVNKDQDVFLEQIDTLTKRMVSLLSEIEINTVEDFNTASEEDILAIKGVGAKMLETVSERIKEYLASIPEPPKKETNGEVVEEVGEADEVPAKETEDDIGNVELEEASN